Proteins encoded in a region of the Globicephala melas chromosome 1, mGloMel1.2, whole genome shotgun sequence genome:
- the RD3 gene encoding protein RD3, which translates to MSLIPWLRWNESPPRLSSRSPAQMVLETLMVELEGQMREAERQQWERSNAVRKICTGVDYSWLASAPRPTYDLSPGERLQLEDVCAKIHPSYCGPVILRFRQLMAEQEPEVQEVSRLFRSVLQEVLERMKQEEEAHKLTRQWSLRPRSSLATFRSRARITPFASDIRTISQDVERDAPPLHRTWSMPEFRAQKED; encoded by the exons ATGTCCCTCATCCCATGGCTCCGGTGGAACGAGTCTCCGCCACGGCTGTCGTCTCGGAGTCCGGCTCAGATGGTGCTGGAGACACTCATGGTGGAGCTGGAGGGGCAGATGCGAGAGGCTGAGAGGCAGCAGTGGGAGCGCAGCAATGCTGTCAGGAAGATCTGCACCGGAGTGGACTACAGCTGGCTGGCCAGCGCGCCCCGGCCCACCTACGACCTCAGCCCCGGGGAGAGGCTGCAACTAGAGGACGTCTGCGCCAAGATCCACCCATCCTACTGTGGGCCCGTCATCCTCAG GTTTCGGCAGCTGATGGCAGAGCAGGAGCCTGAGGTGCAGGAGGTGTCCCGGCTCTTCCGCTCGGTGCTGCAGGAAGTCCTGGAGAGGAtgaagcaggaggaggaggcGCACAAGCTGACCCGTCAGTGGAGCCTGCGGCCCCGCAGCAGCCTGGCCACCTTCAGGAGCCGCGCGCGCATCACCCCCTTCGCCAGCGACATCCGCACCATCTCCCAGGACGTGGAGCGAGACGCGCCGCCGCTGCACCGGACCTGGAGCATGCCCGAGTTCCGGGCACAAAAAGAGGACTGA